A window from Pseudomonas kribbensis encodes these proteins:
- a CDS encoding DUF3108 domain-containing protein translates to MRRALLFACALLALPFAQAADLQPFSASYTADWKQLPMSGTAERSLTKEANGVWKLSFKASMMIASLSEESTLTLDKDTLLPQSYHFERGGLGKAKKADLDFDWNNKLVTGTDRGDAVKVPLNRGMVDKSTYQLALQHDVASGKKTMSYQVVDGGDVDTYDFRVLGTEKVETKAGKIDAIKVERVRDPTQSKRTTVMWFAKDWDYLLVRLQQVETDGKEYNIMLQDGTVNGKTVKGS, encoded by the coding sequence ATGCGTCGCGCCCTGCTCTTCGCTTGCGCTCTGCTCGCCCTGCCTTTCGCCCAGGCGGCAGACCTTCAACCGTTCTCCGCCAGCTACACCGCCGACTGGAAACAGTTGCCCATGAGCGGTACCGCCGAACGCAGCCTGACCAAGGAAGCCAACGGCGTCTGGAAGCTCAGCTTCAAGGCTTCGATGATGATCGCCAGCCTGTCCGAGGAAAGCACCCTGACCCTGGACAAGGACACCCTGCTTCCGCAGTCCTACCACTTCGAACGTGGTGGCCTGGGCAAGGCGAAAAAGGCTGATCTGGACTTCGACTGGAACAACAAACTGGTCACCGGCACCGACCGTGGCGACGCGGTCAAAGTCCCGCTGAACCGTGGCATGGTCGACAAGTCCACCTACCAGCTGGCGCTGCAGCATGATGTCGCCTCCGGCAAAAAGACCATGAGCTATCAGGTGGTCGATGGCGGCGATGTCGATACCTATGACTTCCGCGTCCTGGGTACCGAGAAAGTCGAGACCAAGGCCGGCAAGATCGACGCGATCAAGGTCGAGCGCGTGCGTGATCCGACACAAAGCAAGCGCACCACCGTCATGTGGTTCGCCAAGGACTGGGATTACCTGCTGGTTCGTCTGCAACAGGTCGAGACCGACGGCAAGGAGTACAACATCATGCTCCAGGACGGCACGGTCAACGGCAAGACAGTCAAAGGCAGCTGA
- a CDS encoding TetR/AcrR family transcriptional regulator, whose protein sequence is MTDSINEVTQTKRSRNAKRSQQTILEAARGVFAEQGLEGARFEEIAERAGVDKRLIYYYYANKEELFLCVLEEGYLQLRQAERELDLEALPPMDAIRRLIEFSWRFYNDHPEFMALVNNENLHRARHLAGSSRLPELASPLVDNLGRILEQGRVEGVFRGGVDPVQLYFTLVGLTYFYLANQHTLSTIHGRDLVTPKALNERLSHVTEVILGFLVR, encoded by the coding sequence ATGACCGACTCTATCAATGAAGTGACGCAAACCAAGCGTTCACGCAATGCCAAGCGCTCCCAGCAAACCATCCTCGAGGCCGCCCGTGGCGTATTTGCCGAGCAGGGGCTGGAGGGCGCGCGTTTTGAGGAGATCGCCGAGCGTGCCGGCGTCGACAAGCGACTGATCTATTACTACTACGCCAACAAGGAAGAACTGTTCCTGTGTGTGCTGGAGGAGGGTTATCTGCAGTTGCGTCAGGCCGAGCGTGAACTGGATCTGGAGGCGTTGCCGCCGATGGATGCGATTCGCCGGTTGATCGAGTTTTCGTGGCGTTTCTATAACGATCATCCGGAATTCATGGCGCTGGTAAATAATGAAAACCTGCACCGGGCACGGCATCTGGCGGGGTCGAGTCGTTTGCCGGAGCTGGCGTCTCCACTGGTGGACAATCTCGGGCGGATTCTGGAGCAGGGGCGTGTCGAGGGGGTCTTTCGCGGAGGGGTCGATCCGGTTCAGCTGTATTTCACGCTGGTCGGGCTGACCTATTTCTATCTGGCCAATCAGCACACACTGTCGACCATTCATGGTCGCGATCTGGTGACGCCCAAGGCGCTCAATGAACGTCTGTCCCATGTCACCGAAGTGATTCTGGGGTTTCTGGTGCGCTGA
- a CDS encoding MFS transporter, which translates to MNTQATKTKKTPGKAALAGWIGSAMEYYDFFIYGTAAALVFGKVFFPASEPATGVLLALATFGVGYIARPVGALFLGHLGDRFGRKRVLVLTLLLMGVSTFLVGCLPSYDSIGIAAPIMLVILRLCQGFSASGEQAGANSMTLEHAPSRQRAFFTSFTLSGTQAGLILATLVFLPISAMPEEQLLSWGWRIPFWLSVVVLVVGFLIRRNIEETPVFQEERERNQTARMPLKTLFADYRSDVVRVALAAMVSTVSTVFGIFSLSYAVNIAGVERSTMLWLTIMTNIVALFAIPLWAMLADLIGRRPVYLFGVLASGLLMFPYLWSIEQHNLPLMFVLGVLMSGICFSAANGIWPAFFGEMFSTRVRLSGMAIGTQVGFALSGFAPIIAAAFMTSIHRPWLPAACLTLLACAIAALATWSARETFDVDMQDLGRDAPREKPQVKPQGVFLEGVD; encoded by the coding sequence ATGAATACCCAGGCAACAAAAACCAAAAAAACGCCGGGCAAGGCAGCATTGGCGGGCTGGATTGGCAGTGCGATGGAGTACTACGACTTTTTCATCTACGGCACGGCGGCGGCGCTGGTGTTCGGCAAGGTTTTCTTCCCGGCGTCGGAGCCGGCCACCGGCGTTCTTCTGGCCTTGGCCACGTTTGGTGTGGGTTACATCGCGCGCCCGGTGGGTGCCTTGTTTCTGGGGCATCTGGGCGACCGCTTCGGACGCAAGCGGGTGCTGGTGCTGACCCTGCTGTTGATGGGCGTCTCGACCTTTCTGGTCGGGTGCCTGCCAAGCTACGACAGTATCGGGATCGCGGCGCCGATCATGCTGGTGATCCTGCGCCTGTGTCAGGGCTTCTCGGCATCAGGGGAGCAGGCGGGGGCCAACTCGATGACCCTCGAACATGCACCGTCGCGACAACGGGCGTTCTTCACCAGTTTCACCTTGAGTGGCACCCAGGCCGGGCTGATTCTGGCGACGCTGGTGTTCCTGCCGATTTCCGCGATGCCGGAAGAACAGTTGCTGTCCTGGGGCTGGCGCATTCCATTCTGGTTGAGCGTGGTGGTGTTGGTCGTGGGGTTTCTGATCCGGCGCAACATCGAGGAAACCCCGGTGTTTCAGGAGGAGCGTGAGCGCAATCAGACAGCCCGGATGCCGCTGAAAACCCTGTTTGCCGACTATCGCAGTGATGTGGTGCGGGTGGCGCTGGCAGCCATGGTGTCCACGGTCAGTACCGTGTTCGGGATCTTTTCCCTGTCCTATGCGGTGAACATCGCGGGTGTCGAACGCAGCACCATGCTCTGGTTGACGATCATGACCAATATCGTTGCTCTGTTCGCCATTCCGCTGTGGGCGATGCTTGCCGACCTGATCGGGCGTCGGCCGGTCTATCTGTTCGGGGTACTGGCCAGCGGCTTGCTGATGTTTCCGTACTTGTGGTCGATCGAGCAGCACAACCTGCCGCTGATGTTCGTGCTCGGTGTGTTGATGTCGGGGATCTGCTTCAGTGCGGCGAACGGTATCTGGCCGGCGTTCTTCGGTGAGATGTTCAGCACTCGTGTGCGTCTGTCGGGCATGGCGATCGGTACTCAGGTCGGTTTTGCGCTCTCGGGATTCGCGCCGATCATTGCGGCGGCGTTCATGACTTCGATCCATCGCCCCTGGCTGCCGGCGGCCTGCCTGACGTTGCTGGCCTGTGCCATTGCGGCGCTGGCCACCTGGAGCGCCCGGGAAACCTTTGATGTGGACATGCAAGATCTGGGGCGGGACGCGCCGCGCGAAAAGCCACAAGTGAAGCCGCAGGGTGTGTTTCTGGAAGGTGTCGACTGA